A part of Melittangium boletus DSM 14713 genomic DNA contains:
- a CDS encoding GGDEF domain-containing protein — protein MAGDETRVTKISSIKELATPVDSECCIVQIHGPELGKKYTLLDLEFTIGREEGNHIVVDLDNVSRRHARIIRKQGRMFVQDLGSTNGTYLNDQEVTQETPLRSGDLIKVGGSIFKFLTGDNVELQYHETIYTLTIQDGLTGINNKRYFLEYLEREMGRCHRYGRPLTLMIFDIDFFKKINDVHGHLAGDYVLRELAQTLKRLVRKEQCFARYGGEEFAVVIPEDGGDKARIFAEKIRRCIEEKQFVFENQEIPVTLSLGVADMAPDMVEPLQFIKVADANLYKAKKSGRNRVVG, from the coding sequence ATGGCTGGCGACGAAACCCGAGTAACCAAGATCTCCTCGATCAAGGAGTTGGCGACCCCGGTCGACTCGGAATGCTGCATCGTGCAGATTCACGGGCCGGAGCTGGGCAAGAAGTACACGCTCCTCGACCTCGAGTTCACCATCGGGCGTGAAGAGGGAAACCACATCGTGGTGGACCTCGACAACGTCTCGCGCAGGCATGCGCGCATCATCCGCAAGCAGGGGCGGATGTTCGTGCAGGACCTCGGCTCCACCAATGGCACCTACCTCAACGATCAGGAGGTGACGCAAGAGACGCCGCTGCGCAGTGGCGATCTCATCAAGGTGGGGGGCTCGATCTTCAAGTTCCTCACCGGTGACAACGTGGAGCTGCAGTACCACGAGACCATCTACACGCTCACCATCCAGGACGGTCTCACCGGCATCAACAACAAGCGCTACTTCCTGGAGTACCTGGAGCGCGAGATGGGCCGGTGCCACCGCTATGGGCGCCCCCTGACGTTGATGATCTTCGACATCGACTTCTTCAAGAAGATCAACGACGTGCACGGGCACCTGGCGGGTGACTACGTGCTGCGCGAGCTGGCGCAGACCCTCAAGCGGCTGGTGCGCAAGGAGCAGTGCTTCGCGCGCTACGGCGGCGAGGAGTTCGCGGTCGTCATCCCCGAGGATGGGGGCGACAAGGCGCGCATCTTCGCGGAGAAGATCCGCCGCTGCATCGAGGAGAAGCAGTTCGTCTTCGAGAACCAGGAGATTCCCGTCACCTTGTCCCTGGGCGTGGCCGACATGGCCCCCGACATGGTGGAGCCGCTGCAGTTCATCAAGGTCGCGGACGCGAACCTCTACAAGGCGAAGAAGTCGGGCCGCAACCGCGTGGTCGGCTGA
- a CDS encoding NAD-dependent epimerase/dehydratase family protein — protein MKLLVTGGTGFLGTHLVPRLVAAGHEVRIIGRSRPKGPGFETVEYVPGDLKDRDAVRRALEGVHALYHLAGLVSFQDKDARRMYELHVDATRELLHDVREAGLQRVILASTSGAIAVSKEERVGTEEDDYPIEVVGRWPYYLSKIYEEKLTLEYCRQHKIPLVVLNPSLLMGPGDDRLSSTWTVMKFLQGEIPAMPGGGISVVDVRDLADAFVNALTRGELYGRHLMGVNLSMWDFFQRLERLTGVSAPRLKLPPKVNVFGAKVLEQVAKWRGVKPTLDPQEVDIGEHWFWLDSGKAEHELGFRARDIHETLQDTVNYLYTRMAPGNLPGTKGRLANLREGT, from the coding sequence GTGAAGCTGCTCGTCACCGGAGGTACCGGTTTCCTGGGCACGCATCTGGTGCCACGGCTCGTCGCCGCGGGCCACGAGGTGCGCATTATCGGCCGCTCGCGCCCCAAGGGCCCGGGCTTTGAAACGGTGGAGTACGTCCCCGGGGACTTGAAGGACCGGGACGCCGTGCGGCGCGCGCTCGAGGGCGTGCACGCGCTCTACCACCTGGCGGGGCTCGTCTCCTTCCAGGACAAGGACGCGCGGCGCATGTACGAGCTGCACGTGGACGCCACGCGCGAGCTGCTGCACGACGTGCGCGAGGCGGGCCTGCAGCGCGTCATCCTCGCCTCCACCTCGGGCGCCATCGCCGTGTCCAAGGAAGAGCGCGTGGGCACGGAAGAGGACGACTACCCCATCGAGGTGGTGGGCCGCTGGCCCTACTACCTGTCGAAGATCTACGAGGAGAAGCTGACGCTGGAGTACTGCCGCCAGCACAAAATCCCCCTCGTGGTGCTCAACCCGAGCCTGCTCATGGGCCCCGGGGATGACCGGCTGTCGTCCACCTGGACGGTGATGAAGTTCCTCCAGGGAGAGATTCCCGCCATGCCCGGAGGCGGCATCTCCGTGGTGGACGTGCGCGACCTGGCGGACGCCTTCGTGAACGCCCTCACGCGCGGCGAGCTGTACGGGCGCCACCTCATGGGGGTGAACCTCTCCATGTGGGACTTCTTCCAGCGCCTGGAGCGCCTCACGGGCGTGAGCGCCCCCCGGCTCAAGCTGCCCCCGAAGGTGAACGTGTTCGGCGCCAAGGTGCTCGAGCAGGTGGCCAAATGGCGCGGCGTCAAGCCCACCCTGGATCCCCAGGAGGTGGACATCGGCGAGCACTGGTTCTGGCTGGACAGCGGCAAGGCCGAGCACGAGCTGGGCTTCCGCGCCCGTGACATCCACGAGACGCTGCAGGACACGGTCAACTACCTCTACACGCGCATGGCGCCCGGAAACCTGCCGGGCACCAAGGGTCGGCTCGCCAACCTGCGCGAGGGTACCTGA
- the glgC gene encoding glucose-1-phosphate adenylyltransferase: MAKLLAMILAGGAGTRLEPLTRERAKPAVPFGGRYRIIDFVLSNFANSGIYRMKVLTQYKSDSLNKHLSRSWRMSAFLDHYVETVPAQMRTGMDWYKGSVDAIYQNLNIITDEEPDYIFVFGADHIYRMDCRQMLDFHVQNKAACTVAAIPVPIEEGKEFGIIDVDANGRMRGFVEKPKNPPPMPGNPRYCLASMGNYLFSTDSLVKEVVRDAANEASAHDFGKSIISELYKREPVYVYDFATNVITGQEEKERGYWRDVGNIDTYYQSNMDLVEVDPVFNLYNDRWPIYTQPNNFPPAKFVFADQEHKRVGHAMDSLVSEGCIISGGHVKRSVLSPKVRVNSFSEVEDSLLFENVTIGRRCRIRRAIIDKNVEIPPEMTIGYDLEEDRRRFHVTAGGVVVIPKGMKVA; this comes from the coding sequence ATGGCGAAACTGCTGGCAATGATCCTCGCGGGGGGCGCTGGAACCCGGCTCGAACCCCTGACTCGTGAACGCGCCAAGCCGGCCGTCCCCTTTGGCGGCCGCTACCGCATCATCGACTTCGTCCTCTCCAACTTCGCCAATTCCGGCATCTACCGGATGAAGGTGCTCACCCAGTACAAGAGCGATTCGCTCAACAAGCACCTGTCCCGGTCCTGGCGGATGTCCGCCTTCCTGGACCATTACGTGGAGACGGTGCCCGCGCAGATGCGCACCGGCATGGACTGGTACAAGGGCAGCGTCGACGCCATCTACCAGAACCTCAACATCATCACCGACGAGGAGCCCGACTACATCTTCGTCTTCGGCGCGGACCACATCTACCGGATGGACTGCCGGCAGATGCTCGACTTCCACGTGCAGAACAAGGCCGCCTGCACCGTGGCCGCCATCCCCGTGCCCATCGAGGAGGGCAAGGAGTTCGGCATCATCGACGTGGACGCGAACGGCCGCATGCGCGGCTTCGTGGAGAAGCCCAAGAACCCGCCCCCCATGCCCGGCAACCCCCGGTACTGCCTGGCATCCATGGGCAACTACCTCTTCTCCACCGACTCGCTGGTGAAGGAGGTGGTGCGCGACGCGGCCAACGAGGCGAGCGCCCATGACTTCGGCAAGTCCATCATCAGCGAGCTGTACAAGCGCGAGCCGGTGTACGTGTACGACTTCGCCACCAACGTCATCACCGGTCAGGAGGAGAAGGAGCGCGGCTACTGGCGCGACGTGGGCAACATCGACACCTACTACCAGTCCAACATGGACCTGGTGGAGGTGGACCCCGTCTTCAACCTCTATAATGACCGCTGGCCCATCTACACCCAGCCCAACAACTTCCCGCCGGCCAAGTTCGTCTTCGCCGACCAGGAGCACAAGCGCGTGGGCCACGCCATGGACTCGCTCGTGAGCGAGGGGTGCATCATCTCCGGCGGCCACGTGAAGCGCTCGGTGCTTTCACCCAAGGTGCGCGTCAACTCGTTCTCCGAGGTCGAGGACAGCCTGCTCTTCGAGAACGTCACCATCGGCAGGCGCTGCCGCATCCGGCGCGCCATCATCGACAAGAACGTGGAGATCCCCCCGGAGATGACCATCGGGTACGACCTCGAGGAGGACCGCCGCCGCTTCCACGTCACCGCGGGGGGCGTGGTCGTCATCCCCAAGGGCATGAAGGTCGCCTGA
- the add gene encoding adenosine deaminase: MASIRDDELPSSTGIPSSARRTDWSAPPALPVTEELLLALPKTDLHCHLDGSMRLKTILELAEQQKVSLPADSEDTLARAIHMGEVCESLEDYLIAFDVTLSVLQTAESLYRAAYELAVDAAAENVRYIEVRYSPALHLKKGLKMTTVIDSVLEGLRVAKRETGIKCGVIVCGIRHINPQTSMRLAELSVAYKNRGVIGFDLAGAEASFPAKDHKDAFQLILKNNVNCTAHAGEAFGPESISQAIHNLGAHRIGHGTRLREDGDLLNYVNDHRIPLEVCPSSNVQTGAVPSLDVHPLKFYFDYGLRVTVNTDNRLITDTTVTKELWLSHKEMGLSLEDLTTIIVSGFKSAFLPAREKQDFLRQVNEEISRTLAAFEKRPQVVKQPA; the protein is encoded by the coding sequence ATGGCTTCGATTCGTGATGACGAGCTGCCCAGCTCGACCGGTATTCCCTCATCCGCTCGCCGGACCGACTGGTCCGCGCCCCCGGCGCTTCCCGTGACCGAGGAACTGCTCCTCGCCCTGCCCAAGACGGACCTGCACTGCCACCTGGATGGCTCGATGCGGCTCAAGACGATCCTCGAGCTGGCCGAGCAGCAGAAGGTGTCACTGCCCGCGGACAGCGAGGACACGCTCGCGCGCGCCATCCACATGGGCGAGGTGTGCGAGAGCCTCGAGGACTACCTGATCGCCTTCGACGTGACGCTCTCGGTGCTGCAGACGGCCGAGTCCCTCTACCGCGCCGCCTATGAGCTGGCGGTGGACGCCGCGGCGGAGAACGTGCGCTACATCGAGGTGCGCTACTCGCCCGCGCTGCACCTCAAGAAAGGCCTGAAGATGACCACGGTCATCGACTCGGTGCTCGAGGGCCTGCGCGTGGCCAAGCGAGAGACGGGCATCAAGTGCGGTGTCATCGTGTGCGGCATCCGCCACATCAACCCGCAGACGTCCATGCGGCTCGCGGAGCTGTCGGTGGCGTACAAGAACCGGGGCGTCATCGGCTTCGACCTGGCGGGGGCCGAGGCGAGCTTCCCGGCGAAGGATCACAAGGACGCCTTCCAGCTCATCCTCAAGAACAACGTCAACTGCACGGCGCACGCGGGCGAGGCCTTCGGTCCCGAGTCCATCTCCCAGGCCATCCACAACCTGGGGGCGCACCGCATCGGCCACGGCACGCGCCTGCGCGAGGACGGGGATCTGCTCAACTACGTGAACGATCACCGCATCCCGCTGGAGGTGTGTCCCTCCTCCAACGTCCAGACGGGCGCGGTGCCGAGCCTGGATGTGCACCCGCTCAAGTTCTACTTCGACTACGGCCTGCGGGTGACCGTCAACACGGACAACCGGCTCATCACCGACACCACGGTGACGAAGGAGTTGTGGCTGTCGCACAAGGAGATGGGGCTGTCCCTGGAGGACCTGACCACCATCATCGTGTCCGGCTTCAAGAGCGCCTTCCTGCCCGCGCGAGAGAAGCAGGACTTCCTGCGCCAGGTGAACGAGGAGATCTCCCGCACGCTGGCGGCCTTCGAGAAGCGGCCCCAGGTGGTCAAGCAGCCGGCCTGA
- a CDS encoding SDR family oxidoreductase, giving the protein MELELSGKVVLVTGGSDGIGAAVARRLVREGARVALCARNAERLEATASALREAGGEVLTAVADVTQAAQVDAFVDAAGARWGRVDGLVNNAGASAARPFAEVDDAAWEADLQLKLFAAVRTSRRVLPLLRAAGGGSIVNVLALAAKAPGARSAPSSVSRAAGMALTKTLSKELGPEGIRVNAVLPGLIESGQWERRANSTGQPLEALYTQLAKGADIPLGRVGKAEEFADVVAFLLSPRSGYVSGVALNVDGGLSPVV; this is encoded by the coding sequence GTGGAGCTGGAGCTGAGTGGCAAGGTCGTCCTGGTGACGGGAGGCTCGGACGGCATCGGGGCGGCGGTGGCCCGGCGTCTGGTGCGCGAGGGAGCCCGGGTGGCCCTCTGTGCCCGGAACGCCGAGCGGCTGGAGGCGACGGCCTCGGCGCTGCGCGAGGCTGGAGGAGAGGTGCTGACGGCGGTGGCGGACGTCACCCAGGCCGCGCAGGTGGATGCGTTCGTGGACGCGGCCGGGGCGCGTTGGGGGCGGGTGGACGGGCTGGTGAACAACGCGGGCGCCTCGGCGGCGCGGCCGTTCGCCGAGGTGGACGACGCGGCGTGGGAAGCGGATCTCCAGCTCAAGCTCTTCGCCGCGGTGCGCACGTCGAGGCGGGTGCTGCCCCTGCTGCGCGCGGCGGGTGGGGGGTCCATCGTCAACGTGCTGGCGCTCGCGGCGAAGGCGCCCGGAGCCCGGTCCGCGCCGTCCTCGGTGTCCCGGGCGGCGGGGATGGCACTCACCAAGACCCTGTCCAAGGAGCTGGGCCCCGAGGGCATCCGGGTGAACGCCGTGTTGCCCGGGCTCATCGAGAGTGGCCAGTGGGAGCGCCGCGCGAATTCCACCGGCCAGCCGCTGGAGGCGCTCTACACGCAGCTGGCGAAGGGGGCGGACATCCCCCTGGGCCGGGTGGGCAAGGCGGAGGAGTTCGCGGACGTGGTGGCCTTCCTGCTCTCGCCCCGCTCGGGCTACGTGAGCGGCGTGGCCCTCAACGTGGACGGTGGGCTGTCTCCTGTCGTGTAG